One genomic segment of Ignavibacteriota bacterium includes these proteins:
- a CDS encoding GAF domain-containing protein, with amino-acid sequence MFSSRNKKRILIFSIIPLLAIIPILSEDIIIKSISAGILVIYVAFIIFLRDSVRMRDILSDDDSSSHNDDEEEYQNPSYDTDLGEDVKIISKKSSNSIITEHNYKPVLNTGLKHLVSPDELKEQFGKIITEELPADINSDEQFLFVLEKILNVIKDAYLANTVIFFWYNETRQELTLQKYFSNSPEAITKKNFPLEDDIISKIVHNEEPVHLTEISTNAEMDVIRYYDNAQGIKSLVGVPLFFAKTLTGVLVVDSKAPDAFGIETVYSLGRFVRIIAIIISLFDEKFSGSTAENRLETLLSILKTEKKFDNDKDIIETIDTTIKNLLHYDAFSFVYFEPTKQKFIITKVDNKTSLKYIGENLEIELEGTLVGKAVLSGMPVNIEDTATNQFTRFIKNEDVGLGGSFLALPLVYDNQNFGVLCFESLKKKIYSNSDIKFMRNAVKIFSFFVYTYSTHTILKKLLSVDVETRSLTYDSFLKHIESDLIKAREFDAPSSLALIQIDEFLEERSLFETDPFPKVLASINEAIRSEISPLNLVGRLNEKLFGVFFFNATTKDVFLWAEKLRIKIARKPISVVSKQTTFTVSIGVAAAHKKTEVEEILKNAELALNKAIQKGGNTVKSIN; translated from the coding sequence ATGTTTAGTTCAAGAAATAAGAAAAGAATACTAATTTTTTCAATCATTCCGCTTTTGGCAATTATTCCCATATTATCTGAGGATATCATAATAAAATCTATTTCTGCGGGAATACTTGTTATTTATGTTGCTTTCATAATTTTTCTTCGAGATTCAGTTAGAATGCGCGATATACTTTCTGATGATGACAGCTCTTCACACAATGATGACGAAGAAGAATACCAAAATCCTTCATATGATACTGATCTTGGTGAAGATGTAAAAATCATCAGCAAAAAATCTTCAAATTCAATAATTACTGAGCATAATTATAAACCGGTTTTAAATACCGGATTAAAACATTTAGTTAGTCCGGATGAACTAAAAGAGCAATTCGGAAAAATAATTACCGAAGAACTTCCGGCTGATATAAATAGTGATGAGCAATTTTTATTTGTGTTGGAAAAAATTCTTAATGTAATTAAGGATGCTTATTTAGCAAATACCGTAATTTTCTTTTGGTATAATGAAACACGGCAGGAACTAACGCTTCAGAAATATTTTAGCAATTCTCCTGAAGCAATAACAAAGAAAAATTTTCCGCTTGAAGATGATATAATTAGCAAAATTGTTCACAACGAAGAACCAGTTCATCTAACAGAAATTTCTACAAATGCTGAAATGGATGTAATAAGATATTATGATAATGCACAGGGAATTAAAAGTTTGGTTGGTGTTCCTTTGTTTTTTGCCAAAACTTTAACCGGTGTTTTGGTTGTTGATTCAAAGGCTCCGGATGCATTTGGAATTGAAACCGTTTATTCCTTGGGAAGATTTGTTAGAATTATTGCAATTATAATTTCGCTGTTTGATGAAAAATTTTCCGGATCAACTGCGGAAAATAGGTTGGAAACACTTTTAAGTATTCTTAAAACTGAAAAGAAATTTGATAACGATAAAGACATAATTGAAACAATTGATACTACAATTAAAAATTTACTTCATTATGATGCATTCAGCTTTGTTTATTTTGAACCAACGAAACAAAAATTTATTATTACGAAAGTTGATAATAAAACATCACTCAAATATATTGGCGAAAATTTAGAAATTGAACTTGAGGGAACGTTAGTCGGTAAAGCCGTATTAAGCGGAATGCCCGTAAATATTGAGGATACGGCAACTAATCAATTTACAAGATTTATAAAAAATGAAGATGTAGGTTTGGGCGGTTCATTCTTAGCATTGCCATTAGTTTATGATAATCAAAATTTTGGAGTATTATGTTTTGAAAGCTTGAAGAAAAAGATTTATTCAAATTCTGATATCAAGTTTATGAGAAATGCTGTAAAAATATTTTCTTTTTTTGTTTATACTTATTCAACACATACAATTCTTAAAAAATTATTAAGTGTGGATGTTGAAACAAGATCATTAACTTATGATTCTTTTTTGAAACATATAGAATCCGATTTAATTAAAGCAAGAGAGTTTGATGCCCCAAGTTCATTGGCTTTAATACAGATTGATGAATTTTTAGAAGAACGTTCTCTTTTTGAAACGGATCCTTTTCCTAAAGTTTTAGCATCAATAAATGAAGCAATAAGATCCGAAATTAGTCCATTAAATTTAGTCGGCAGATTAAATGAAAAATTATTTGGCGTATTTTTCTTTAATGCAACAACGAAAGATGTTTTTCTCTGGGCTGAAAAATTAAGAATTAAAATTGCGCGAAAGCCAATATCCGTAGTATCCAAACAAACTACTTTTACGGTTTCAATTGGTGTTGCTGCAGCACATAAAAAAACCGAAGTTGAAGAAATATTAAAAAATGCTGAACTTGCATTAAACAAAGCAATTCAAAAAGGCGGGAATACCGTAAAAAGTATAAACTGA
- a CDS encoding YihA family ribosome biogenesis GTP-binding protein, with product MLDIKFTKSIFEIKNLPNEPIPEVVLCGRSNVGKSTFINSLSKQKNVAKTSSTPGKTRSVNYYLTENKFHFVDLPGYGYAKISVSEKVKWQKLIHEYLTRSKNISLAFHLIDSRHKPTDLDILLNRLLNESEIPYVVLLSKVDKLSQAEKSKSIKITKDIFPELNLGDNLFLYSSLKKIGKKEVEIRLSKLFL from the coding sequence ATGCTTGATATAAAATTTACCAAATCAATTTTTGAAATTAAAAATTTGCCAAATGAACCAATTCCGGAAGTGGTTTTATGCGGTCGTTCAAATGTTGGGAAATCCACATTTATTAATTCTTTATCAAAACAAAAAAATGTTGCAAAAACAAGTTCAACTCCCGGAAAAACAAGATCAGTAAATTACTATTTAACAGAGAATAAATTTCACTTTGTTGATTTGCCCGGTTACGGATATGCAAAAATTTCGGTATCGGAAAAAGTTAAATGGCAGAAATTAATTCATGAATATTTGACAAGAAGTAAAAATATTTCTTTGGCATTTCATTTAATTGATAGCAGACATAAACCAACCGATTTGGATATTTTATTAAATAGATTGCTAAACGAAAGTGAAATTCCTTACGTTGTTTTACTTTCAAAAGTTGATAAACTTTCTCAAGCTGAAAAGTCAAAATCAATTAAAATAACAAAAGATATTTTCCCGGAACTAAATTTGGGAGACAATCTCTTTTTATATTCATCATTGAAAAAAATAGGTAAGAAAGAAGTTGAAATAAGATTATCTAAATTATTCCTTTAA